One stretch of Streptomyces hygroscopicus DNA includes these proteins:
- a CDS encoding aminotransferase class I/II — translation MTVAAVGNTGDAMELFRGTAHSPSFFALNRAGVTGGGQELVDFCIPCNPYFPTPAMFAVMAVRLRDILTYYPSSAETITAELADVLGLQPQTMAMGNGSTELITWIDHLLVKESLAVPIPTFGRWTDQPMETGKRVDLFQLPEMSGFALDPNAFVNFVRSRGSRVAVICNPNNPDGGLVSRQALIGIMDALADLDLIVIDESFLEFADAEAYPSVVDEAILRPNVIVLRSLGKNFGLHGVRFGYLVANPSLAVQIRSRLPKWNLNSFAEVIVFMLKRYRQEYVDSLRMLSRDRQQMTSQLSGLPGMTVYPSQGNFVFVKLPAGTDGGWVRDQLLSQHGVLVRECGNKLGSSSQFMRLVVRSQPDVQRLLTGLSTVLYGTSFYAPQVSWEQQPSVSSGYAGYSGASGSWGSAAQAPSLDYSYQQPPQLPAAPMAQEPQPMYSAAALPAPQGVSGDPYGQASFAGASTGYAQQQPLAELSPAYVATPPAQTPLYQAPAALPQPQMAQPQMAQAAQPLIPQQAPAQQFQAPQLQPAQSQAPQGQAPQSQAPFMQMAPQPQSAQYQGAQAQTGQIPMVQVQGAQGQGAAPAYNLFRPEETTVDQIPVYGQRDGGVPEPSPVERTQAMTYDPAELKAAAAAPVVPLSEQEDDPTGQTPALQRYPRPAAYLQDNSMS, via the coding sequence GTGACTGTTGCCGCAGTCGGCAATACCGGTGATGCCATGGAACTTTTCCGTGGCACCGCCCACAGCCCGTCGTTCTTCGCGCTCAACCGCGCCGGGGTCACGGGTGGCGGACAGGAGCTCGTGGACTTCTGCATCCCCTGCAATCCCTACTTCCCCACCCCCGCCATGTTCGCCGTGATGGCGGTCAGGCTGCGGGACATCCTCACCTACTACCCGAGCTCCGCCGAGACCATCACCGCCGAACTGGCCGATGTGCTCGGGCTGCAGCCGCAGACCATGGCGATGGGCAATGGCTCGACCGAGCTCATCACGTGGATCGACCACCTGCTGGTGAAGGAAAGCCTGGCGGTGCCGATTCCCACCTTCGGCCGCTGGACCGACCAGCCGATGGAGACCGGCAAACGGGTCGACTTGTTCCAGCTTCCGGAAATGAGCGGATTCGCACTCGACCCGAACGCCTTCGTCAACTTCGTACGCTCCCGGGGCTCTCGGGTCGCCGTGATCTGCAACCCCAACAACCCCGACGGCGGGCTGGTGTCCCGCCAGGCCCTCATCGGCATCATGGACGCCCTGGCCGACCTCGACCTGATCGTGATCGACGAGTCCTTCCTGGAGTTCGCGGACGCCGAGGCGTATCCGAGCGTCGTCGACGAGGCCATCCTGCGCCCGAATGTGATCGTGCTGCGCAGCCTCGGCAAGAACTTCGGACTGCACGGTGTGCGCTTCGGCTATCTGGTCGCCAATCCCTCGCTCGCCGTGCAGATCCGCTCCCGGCTGCCGAAGTGGAACCTCAACTCCTTCGCCGAGGTCATCGTCTTCATGCTGAAGCGGTACCGGCAGGAGTACGTGGACAGCCTGCGCATGCTCAGCCGCGACCGGCAGCAGATGACCAGCCAGTTGTCCGGGCTGCCCGGGATGACGGTCTACCCCTCCCAGGGCAACTTCGTCTTCGTCAAGCTGCCGGCCGGAACGGACGGCGGCTGGGTCCGGGACCAACTGCTCTCCCAGCACGGTGTGCTGGTGCGCGAATGCGGCAACAAGCTGGGCAGCAGCAGCCAGTTCATGCGGCTGGTGGTGCGCTCCCAGCCCGATGTGCAGCGACTGCTGACGGGGCTGAGCACGGTGCTGTACGGGACGTCCTTCTACGCCCCGCAGGTGAGCTGGGAGCAGCAGCCTTCGGTGTCTTCGGGGTACGCGGGGTACTCGGGAGCGTCGGGGTCCTGGGGATCCGCCGCGCAAGCGCCGTCGCTGGACTACTCCTACCAGCAGCCGCCCCAGCTGCCCGCGGCGCCCATGGCGCAGGAGCCCCAGCCGATGTACTCCGCGGCCGCCCTTCCGGCCCCGCAGGGCGTCTCCGGCGATCCGTACGGGCAGGCGTCCTTCGCGGGCGCCTCGACGGGGTACGCCCAGCAGCAGCCGCTCGCGGAGCTGTCGCCCGCGTATGTCGCCACTCCTCCGGCCCAGACGCCCCTGTACCAGGCCCCGGCGGCGCTGCCGCAGCCCCAGATGGCCCAGCCCCAGATGGCCCAGGCCGCGCAGCCGCTGATCCCGCAGCAGGCACCGGCGCAGCAGTTCCAGGCACCGCAGTTACAACCGGCCCAGAGCCAGGCGCCGCAGGGTCAAGCGCCGCAGAGCCAGGCGCCGTTCATGCAGATGGCGCCACAGCCGCAGAGCGCGCAGTACCAGGGCGCTCAGGCACAGACCGGCCAGATCCCGATGGTCCAGGTCCAGGGCGCCCAGGGGCAGGGGGCGGCGCCCGCGTACAACTTGTTCCGGCCCGAGGAGACGACGGTCGACCAGATCCCGGTCTACGGTCAGCGCGACGGCGGTGTGCCCGAGCCGTCGCCGGTGGAGCGGACGCAGGCCATGACCTACGACCCCGCCGAGCTGAAGGCCGCGGCCGCGGCCCCGGTGGTGCCCCTCAGCGAGCAGGAGGACGACCCGACCGGGCAGACTCCGGCGCTGCAGCGCTATCCGCGCCCCGCGGCGTATCTCCAGGACAACTCGATGTCATGA
- a CDS encoding LuxR family transcriptional regulator, with protein sequence MVDRKIDSGLPGALVGRAAELAALTAHAEAAHNGRSGLVVLSGPAGIGKTSLLRAFLDSDVCRKMTVLHGTCGQVVAGAGYSGVRALFGGLGLSAEDAQDSPLLRGSARRALPALSPHPGEEGPPTAASVYPVLHGLYWLAANLMTQGPLVLVLDDVHWCDERSLRWIDFLLRRADELPLLVVLAQRTEEEPVAPATLADVLAQPRSSVIRLDPLTDTEVAEMARQVFAVPVAHSFAGRAAAVCGGNPLTVTRLLRELRAKGVSPDETGLREIAEVGQYVVALSVRALFEARPAWVREVATAIAVLGEEDVEHVGALAGVPAARVAEAVELLRGAEVMAPDRADLAHDVVRSAVLEAAGEGPLAELRARAALLLSDAGRPAEEVANQVLLVPGTPQPWMGWVLREAAVQAEHRGAPEAAARYLYRVLEAEPDSLSAHVPLAKALAEINPAEAIRLLRRALTLATDVRTKAPVAVQFGLTCLTVQQSPTAVRVLSEVLDELEAELGPDPDPRDRELRTLVQSALLISGSDEKATIHTVRERFARIPEPSGDTPAQRQMLAMMTVLSAMEGRSVRRTVEQAHRALSSSDRLDNWSLLFSAFTLGLADEVEGAMEALDHALRQGQDNAAVWSYVITLSYRAMLLHGFGAIPDALADAQTAVEIIGEERWSGNVTMPQTALATILIDRGEPERAEELLAAVTRPNLDGFVMEYHWYLMARARARWALGDGATALRLLLDCGASLEDSGFANPAFVPWWTEAACVLAAEKRADEARDLVEHGAELARRWSTPRAFGLAALARGVTTPGEEGIAHLTEAVEHLSGSPARAEHARAEFLLGGALLDIGRPRDARERLRSAVDLAQGCGALALAKDARNRLVAAGGRMREITASPVDLLTGTERKVAQMASLGAGNREIAESLFVTVRTVETHLTSVYRKLSVGQRGELASVLNTPSLPDPQAPAWVFASRGRR encoded by the coding sequence GTGGTGGACCGGAAAATCGATTCCGGTTTACCCGGCGCGCTTGTCGGGCGCGCTGCCGAACTCGCGGCGCTGACCGCCCACGCGGAGGCCGCCCACAACGGCCGTTCCGGTCTGGTGGTCCTGTCGGGCCCGGCCGGAATCGGCAAGACCAGCCTGCTGCGCGCCTTCCTCGACAGCGACGTCTGCCGGAAGATGACCGTTCTGCACGGCACCTGCGGTCAGGTGGTGGCCGGCGCCGGCTACAGCGGAGTGCGTGCCCTCTTCGGGGGACTCGGGCTCTCGGCCGAGGACGCCCAGGACTCCCCGCTGCTGCGCGGCAGCGCCCGCCGCGCTCTTCCCGCGCTCAGCCCCCACCCGGGCGAGGAGGGACCGCCCACGGCGGCCTCCGTCTACCCGGTGCTGCACGGCCTGTACTGGCTTGCGGCCAACCTGATGACCCAGGGCCCGCTCGTGCTGGTCCTGGACGATGTGCACTGGTGCGACGAGCGGTCCCTGCGCTGGATCGACTTCCTGCTGCGCCGGGCCGACGAGCTGCCGCTGCTGGTGGTGCTCGCCCAGCGCACCGAGGAGGAGCCGGTCGCCCCCGCGACCCTGGCGGACGTCCTCGCCCAGCCCCGCTCCTCGGTGATCCGCCTTGACCCGCTGACCGACACCGAAGTGGCCGAAATGGCCCGCCAGGTCTTCGCGGTCCCCGTCGCGCACTCCTTCGCCGGGCGCGCCGCCGCCGTCTGCGGCGGCAATCCGCTGACCGTCACCCGGCTGTTGCGCGAGCTGCGGGCCAAGGGCGTCTCACCCGACGAGACCGGCCTGCGCGAGATCGCCGAGGTCGGGCAGTACGTGGTCGCCCTCTCCGTGCGCGCCCTCTTCGAGGCCCGGCCCGCCTGGGTCCGGGAGGTGGCCACCGCCATCGCGGTGCTCGGCGAGGAGGACGTGGAGCACGTCGGCGCGCTGGCCGGGGTGCCCGCGGCCCGTGTCGCGGAAGCCGTGGAGCTGCTGCGCGGGGCCGAGGTGATGGCGCCGGACCGGGCGGACCTGGCCCATGACGTGGTGCGCTCCGCGGTTCTGGAAGCCGCCGGGGAGGGGCCGCTGGCCGAGCTGCGCGCCCGGGCGGCACTGCTGCTGAGCGATGCCGGACGGCCCGCCGAGGAGGTCGCCAACCAGGTGCTGCTGGTGCCCGGCACCCCCCAGCCGTGGATGGGCTGGGTGCTGCGGGAGGCCGCCGTCCAGGCCGAGCACCGAGGCGCCCCGGAGGCCGCCGCCCGCTATCTCTACCGCGTCCTGGAGGCGGAGCCGGACAGCCTGTCGGCCCATGTCCCGCTCGCCAAGGCGCTCGCGGAGATCAATCCCGCCGAGGCCATCCGCCTGCTCAGGCGCGCGCTCACCCTGGCCACCGACGTCCGGACCAAGGCGCCCGTCGCCGTGCAGTTCGGCCTCACCTGCCTCACCGTCCAGCAGTCACCGACCGCCGTCCGGGTGCTCAGCGAGGTGCTCGACGAGCTCGAGGCCGAGCTGGGGCCCGACCCCGATCCGCGCGACCGTGAGCTGCGCACCCTCGTCCAATCGGCGCTGCTGATCAGCGGATCCGACGAGAAGGCCACGATCCATACGGTCCGGGAGCGCTTCGCGCGGATTCCCGAACCCTCCGGGGACACCCCCGCCCAGCGGCAGATGCTCGCCATGATGACGGTCCTGTCCGCGATGGAGGGCCGCTCGGTGCGGCGGACCGTGGAACAGGCCCACCGCGCGCTGAGCTCCTCGGACCGGCTCGACAACTGGTCGCTGCTCTTCTCCGCGTTCACCCTGGGCCTGGCCGACGAGGTCGAGGGGGCGATGGAGGCGCTGGACCACGCGCTGCGCCAGGGCCAGGACAACGCCGCGGTGTGGTCGTATGTGATCACCCTGTCCTACCGCGCCATGCTGCTGCACGGCTTCGGCGCGATCCCCGACGCGCTCGCCGACGCCCAGACCGCCGTCGAGATCATCGGCGAGGAGCGCTGGAGCGGCAATGTGACCATGCCCCAGACCGCGCTGGCGACGATCCTGATCGACCGGGGCGAACCGGAGCGGGCCGAGGAGCTGCTGGCCGCCGTCACCCGGCCGAACCTGGACGGGTTCGTCATGGAGTACCACTGGTATCTCATGGCCCGGGCCCGGGCCCGCTGGGCGCTCGGCGACGGCGCCACCGCGCTGCGGCTGCTGCTCGACTGCGGCGCCTCGCTGGAGGATTCCGGTTTCGCCAACCCGGCGTTCGTGCCCTGGTGGACCGAGGCGGCCTGTGTGCTCGCGGCGGAGAAGCGGGCGGACGAGGCGCGGGACCTGGTCGAGCACGGCGCCGAGCTGGCCCGCCGCTGGAGCACCCCGCGCGCCTTCGGGCTCGCCGCCCTCGCCCGCGGGGTGACCACCCCCGGCGAGGAGGGCATCGCGCATCTCACCGAGGCGGTCGAGCACCTCTCCGGGTCGCCCGCCCGCGCCGAGCACGCCCGGGCCGAGTTCCTGCTCGGCGGGGCGCTGTTGGACATCGGGCGGCCGCGCGACGCCCGGGAGCGGCTGCGCTCGGCCGTCGACCTCGCCCAGGGCTGCGGCGCGCTCGCGCTCGCCAAGGACGCCCGTAACCGGCTGGTCGCCGCGGGCGGCCGGATGCGTGAGATCACCGCCTCACCGGTCGATCTGCTCACCGGCACCGAGCGCAAAGTGGCCCAAATGGCCTCGCTCGGGGCGGGCAACCGTGAGATCGCCGAGTCGCTGTTCGTCACCGTACGCACCGTCGAGACCCATCTCACCAGCGTCTACCGGAAGCTGAGTGTCGGTCAGCGCGGTGAGCTGGCCTCGGTGCTGAACACCCCGAGCCTTCCCGACCCACAGGCACCGGCGTGGGTCTTCGCCTCCCGCGGCCGACGCTGA
- a CDS encoding ATP-binding protein: MNATTPTISRGAPVSTERRPEAARPPATRGGTSWLLPSEPSSVPRARRLAIAQLGVWGLHDFSDDAELLVSELVTNALRHAGGPIRLTLSLCSVDRAFRCEVADEHPGELRVRRTCGDDEGGRGLHLLDLLSRCWGSTCTAAGKVVWFELHPPAVALEAALEEAHMTP; this comes from the coding sequence ATGAACGCGACCACTCCCACCATCTCGCGTGGCGCCCCGGTGAGCACCGAGCGCCGGCCCGAGGCCGCCCGGCCTCCCGCCACCCGTGGCGGGACGTCATGGCTGCTGCCCTCCGAGCCCTCGTCGGTGCCCAGGGCCCGGCGGCTGGCCATCGCCCAGCTCGGGGTATGGGGGCTGCACGACTTCTCCGACGACGCCGAGCTGCTCGTCAGCGAGCTGGTGACCAATGCCCTGCGGCACGCGGGCGGACCGATCCGCCTGACGCTCTCCTTGTGCTCCGTCGACCGCGCTTTCCGGTGCGAGGTGGCGGACGAGCACCCCGGGGAGCTCCGGGTGCGCCGCACATGCGGCGATGACGAAGGCGGCCGCGGACTCCATCTGCTGGACCTGCTCTCCCGCTGCTGGGGCTCCACCTGCACGGCGGCGGGCAAGGTCGTCTGGTTCGAGCTCCACCCGCCTGCCGTCGCCCTGGAAGCCGCCCTGGAAGAAGCGCACATGACCCCGTGA
- a CDS encoding peptidase M20, protein MTPSDLAAATARVLPEMIEDLRTLVELETPSHDKRLLDAGLATISGWLVDRLGEPDGTERHDCGTYGDVLAVTYRGTAPGTVLLLCHYDTVWPAGTLAEWPFQVEDGRASGPGVFDMKTGLVQAVWTLRLLRELELPHPSVRLLLNGDEEIGSPASRRHIERLSEDVLATLVFEASLDGALKTSRKGVGLFDVTAYGIESHAGLDPFAGASAIHALAEVVPQIAALSAPERGTTVNVGLISGGTGRNVIAAQASCGIDIRIAEPEEMKRIDTALHALAPSDQRVRLTVTGEWNRPPMVPNDPSRRLFEQAHAVAAKHGWELAETAVGGASDGNFVSALGRPVLDGLGALGSGAHARHEHTVLAPIPARTALAIGLLRALAADVS, encoded by the coding sequence ATGACCCCCTCCGATCTCGCCGCCGCCACCGCCCGGGTGCTGCCCGAGATGATCGAAGACCTACGGACGCTGGTGGAGCTGGAGACGCCGAGCCATGACAAGCGGCTGCTGGACGCCGGGCTCGCCACGATCAGCGGCTGGCTCGTCGACCGGCTCGGCGAGCCGGACGGCACGGAGCGCCACGACTGCGGGACGTACGGCGATGTGCTGGCCGTGACATATCGCGGCACGGCACCCGGCACCGTGCTGCTGCTGTGCCACTACGACACGGTCTGGCCGGCCGGAACGCTCGCCGAATGGCCCTTCCAGGTCGAGGACGGCCGGGCGAGCGGACCCGGTGTCTTCGATATGAAGACGGGTCTGGTGCAGGCCGTCTGGACCCTGCGGCTGCTGCGCGAGCTGGAGCTTCCGCACCCCTCGGTGCGGCTGCTGCTCAACGGCGACGAGGAGATCGGCAGCCCCGCCTCCCGGCGCCATATCGAGCGGCTGAGCGAGGACGTCCTGGCCACGCTGGTCTTCGAGGCATCGCTGGACGGGGCGCTCAAGACCTCCCGCAAGGGCGTCGGGCTGTTCGATGTGACCGCCTACGGCATCGAATCGCATGCGGGACTCGACCCGTTCGCGGGCGCGAGCGCCATCCACGCGCTGGCCGAGGTCGTCCCGCAGATCGCCGCACTCAGCGCCCCGGAGCGCGGAACCACGGTGAACGTGGGGCTGATCAGCGGCGGCACCGGGCGCAATGTGATCGCCGCACAGGCGAGCTGCGGTATCGACATCCGGATCGCCGAACCGGAGGAGATGAAGCGGATCGACACCGCGCTGCACGCCCTCGCCCCCTCCGACCAGCGGGTGCGGCTGACCGTCACCGGTGAGTGGAACCGCCCGCCGATGGTCCCCAATGATCCGTCCCGCCGACTGTTCGAGCAGGCCCACGCGGTCGCCGCGAAACACGGCTGGGAGCTGGCGGAGACCGCGGTCGGCGGGGCCAGCGACGGCAACTTCGTCTCCGCGCTCGGCCGTCCGGTCCTCGACGGGCTCGGTGCCCTCGGCTCCGGCGCCCACGCCCGCCATGAGCACACGGTGCTCGCCCCGATCCCGGCCCGTACCGCGCTCGCCATCGGTCTGCTGCGGGCGCTGGCGGCGGACGTCTCGTAA
- a CDS encoding LuxR family transcriptional regulator gives MGAVATSTPTGRQTVRLPAEVTSFVGRRHEAAEVKEMLSASRLVTLTGVGGVGKTRLALRVADEARRAFPDGVWLAELAELDNPAMLAQGVTEALEIRDHSPRPALDVLVDHLRDRQALIVLDNCEHLLEECARLADRLLRAAPRLRLLATSRQALGTAGEQSLAVPTLGLPDLEGPRPTLATLARCDAIRLFTERAAAIVPGFQLTEDNRDAIELICRRLDGIPLGIEIAVVRLRALSVQQLLDRLDDRFRLLTTGSRTVLPRHQTLRALIDWSYELCTERERLLWARVSVFAGSLDLDAAEAVCSGEGIDREEILDLVTELVDKSVLLREEHRTTVRYRMLDTLRGYGRERLAAAGEEAVRLERHRDYYRGLAADARAALFGPAQVQWFARLQLEHANLRTALEGCLAEPGQTGRGLEMAADLLYHWITSYYLGEGRRWLDRALALCTEPTGARARALWTDSWLAVIQSDTDAAAAMLEESRSIGTRLGLDPVLAYTALYSGMVAMYRGETRSAIALYEEAVTRHRATGDPVGLALALIRLSLAHSFIGDSPRAIALGEESLAVCDAYGEGWHRAYTMMALGMDVWRQGDTARAAALEKDSLTFNRSLDDPLGVAVNLEVLAWIAATDRDHTRAAGLLGALRTIWHAIGAPHSGYGHLVHYHEECEATVRRALGKAAFNAAFKRGARLSYAEALVYALEDELPSEETAVGGRPSPLTPRESEIARLVAQGLSNKEIASSLVIAQRTAEGHIEHILSKLGFTSRAQVAVWVAEQHRTAEADGEHPPEDTV, from the coding sequence ATGGGTGCGGTGGCGACGAGCACCCCGACCGGACGGCAGACAGTCAGGCTGCCGGCCGAGGTGACGAGTTTTGTGGGACGTCGGCATGAGGCGGCCGAGGTCAAGGAGATGCTGTCCGCGTCCCGCCTGGTCACCCTCACCGGCGTCGGCGGAGTGGGCAAGACCCGGCTGGCGCTGCGGGTGGCGGACGAGGCGCGCCGGGCCTTCCCCGACGGCGTCTGGCTGGCCGAACTCGCCGAGCTGGACAACCCCGCGATGCTCGCCCAGGGCGTCACCGAAGCACTGGAGATACGGGACCACTCCCCCCGCCCGGCGCTTGACGTCCTCGTCGACCATCTGCGGGACCGGCAGGCACTGATCGTCCTCGACAACTGCGAACACCTCCTGGAGGAGTGCGCCCGGCTCGCCGACCGGCTGCTGCGCGCGGCGCCCCGGCTGCGGCTGCTGGCCACCAGCCGTCAGGCGCTGGGCACGGCCGGTGAGCAGAGCCTGGCCGTCCCCACCCTCGGGCTGCCGGACCTCGAAGGTCCACGGCCCACCCTCGCCACCCTCGCGCGGTGCGACGCGATACGGCTGTTCACCGAGCGGGCGGCGGCCATCGTGCCCGGATTCCAGCTCACCGAGGACAACCGCGACGCCATCGAGCTGATCTGCCGCCGGCTCGACGGCATCCCGCTGGGCATCGAGATCGCGGTCGTACGGCTGCGCGCCCTGTCCGTCCAGCAGCTGCTGGACCGGCTCGACGACCGGTTCCGGCTGCTGACCACCGGCTCCCGGACGGTCCTCCCCCGCCATCAGACGCTGCGGGCGCTGATCGACTGGAGCTATGAGCTGTGCACCGAGCGGGAGCGGCTGCTGTGGGCCCGGGTCTCGGTGTTCGCCGGAAGCCTGGACCTGGACGCGGCCGAGGCGGTCTGCTCGGGCGAGGGCATCGACCGCGAGGAGATCCTGGACCTGGTGACCGAGCTGGTGGACAAGTCGGTGCTGCTCAGAGAGGAGCACCGGACGACGGTGCGCTACCGGATGCTGGACACACTGCGCGGTTACGGCCGTGAGCGGCTGGCCGCCGCCGGGGAGGAGGCCGTACGGCTGGAGCGCCATCGCGACTACTACCGCGGGCTCGCCGCGGACGCGCGGGCGGCGCTCTTCGGACCGGCCCAGGTGCAGTGGTTCGCCCGGCTCCAGCTGGAGCACGCCAATCTGCGCACCGCGCTGGAGGGCTGCCTGGCCGAGCCAGGGCAGACCGGCCGCGGTCTGGAGATGGCGGCCGATCTGCTCTACCACTGGATCACCAGCTACTACCTCGGCGAGGGCCGCCGCTGGCTGGACCGGGCCCTGGCGCTGTGCACCGAACCGACCGGGGCACGGGCGCGGGCCCTGTGGACCGACAGCTGGCTGGCCGTCATCCAGTCGGACACCGATGCCGCCGCGGCCATGCTCGAGGAGAGCCGGTCCATCGGGACCCGGCTGGGCCTGGACCCGGTGCTCGCCTACACCGCGCTCTACTCCGGCATGGTCGCCATGTACCGGGGCGAGACCCGATCCGCGATCGCGCTCTACGAGGAGGCCGTGACCCGCCATCGCGCGACCGGCGATCCGGTGGGGCTGGCCCTGGCGCTCATCCGGCTCTCGCTCGCCCACTCCTTCATCGGCGACTCACCACGCGCGATCGCCCTGGGCGAGGAGTCGCTGGCGGTGTGCGACGCGTACGGGGAGGGCTGGCACCGGGCCTACACGATGATGGCGCTCGGCATGGACGTCTGGCGCCAGGGCGACACCGCCCGGGCGGCCGCCCTGGAGAAGGACAGCCTCACGTTCAACCGCTCGCTGGACGATCCGCTGGGTGTCGCGGTCAATCTGGAGGTGCTGGCCTGGATCGCGGCCACCGACCGGGACCATACGCGGGCGGCCGGGCTGCTCGGCGCCCTGCGGACCATCTGGCACGCCATCGGCGCCCCGCACTCCGGCTACGGGCATCTCGTCCACTACCACGAGGAGTGCGAAGCCACGGTGCGGCGGGCCCTGGGCAAAGCGGCCTTCAACGCGGCGTTCAAACGGGGCGCCCGGCTGTCCTACGCCGAGGCGCTGGTGTACGCGCTCGAGGACGAACTGCCCAGCGAGGAGACGGCGGTGGGCGGGCGGCCGTCGCCGCTGACGCCCCGGGAGTCCGAAATCGCGCGACTGGTCGCGCAGGGGCTCAGCAACAAGGAGATCGCCTCGTCCCTGGTCATCGCCCAGCGCACGGCCGAGGGCCATATTGAGCACATTTTGAGCAAGCTGGGTTTCACCTCGCGTGCGCAGGTGGCGGTCTGGGTAGCGGAACAGCACCGCACCGCGGAGGCCGATGGCGAACACCCGCCGGAGGATACGGTCTGA
- a CDS encoding DNA-binding protein produces the protein MSEPRSAPTVGQVVLGKRLQDLREKAGFKRDEAARVLRVAPATVRRMETAEVALKVPYVQMLLDSYGITGEELDSFITLTEEANKPGWWQRFHDILPDWFSVHVSLEGAAEMIRAYEPHFVPGLLQTEEYAHAVMQTGAVGQSAPRQAERHVALRMERQALLTRRDAPRLWVVMDETVLRRQVGSAAVMRDQIDRLLESVEMPHITLQISEFTSGHHPGTYGPFVLFRFAVTELPDMVYVEYLTGAVYLDERIEVASHLEALDRMAAQAATARRTKEILRDFRKEL, from the coding sequence GTGAGCGAACCGCGGTCGGCCCCGACCGTGGGTCAGGTCGTCCTCGGCAAGAGGCTGCAGGATCTGCGGGAAAAGGCCGGGTTCAAGCGGGACGAGGCGGCCAGAGTGCTGCGGGTCGCGCCCGCCACCGTCCGCCGCATGGAGACCGCCGAGGTCGCGCTGAAGGTTCCGTATGTGCAGATGCTGTTGGACAGCTACGGGATCACCGGCGAGGAGCTCGATTCCTTCATCACCCTGACCGAGGAGGCCAACAAGCCCGGCTGGTGGCAGCGGTTCCACGACATCCTCCCGGACTGGTTCAGCGTGCACGTCAGCCTGGAGGGCGCGGCCGAGATGATCCGGGCGTACGAGCCGCATTTCGTCCCGGGACTGCTCCAGACCGAGGAGTACGCCCACGCGGTCATGCAGACCGGGGCGGTCGGCCAGTCCGCCCCCCGGCAAGCGGAGCGCCATGTGGCGCTGCGCATGGAGCGGCAGGCGCTGCTCACCCGGCGGGACGCGCCCCGTCTGTGGGTGGTGATGGACGAGACGGTACTGCGCCGCCAAGTGGGTTCGGCGGCGGTGATGCGCGACCAGATCGACCGGCTGCTGGAGTCCGTCGAGATGCCGCACATCACGCTGCAGATCTCGGAGTTCACCTCCGGACACCATCCGGGCACCTATGGGCCCTTCGTCCTCTTCCGCTTCGCTGTTACCGAACTGCCGGACATGGTCTACGTCGAGTACCTGACCGGCGCCGTCTACCTGGATGAGCGCATCGAGGTGGCCTCCCATCTGGAGGCCCTGGACCGCATGGCGGCCCAGGCGGCAACCGCACGACGCACAAAGGAAATCCTCCGTGATTTCCGCAAGGAGCTCTGA